One part of the Bacteroidales bacterium genome encodes these proteins:
- a CDS encoding energy transducer TonB, translating into METKKSKRANLENKRNLFLQTGFIIVLSIVLAAFEWTTTELNDNSLGMTIYSNEPEEDIINTFRDEEEKLKPPPPKQKIIEKLLIVENTEDPETDIDINSETSEGEAITLLEIPDDEEILDDQIFLIVEEMPEFPGGNNEMLKYLAKETKFNPIAVESYISGKVFVSFVIDKKGYVTDVKILRGIDPLLDNEALRVVKSMPRWKPGKQRGRLVKVAFSVPINFILN; encoded by the coding sequence ATGGAAACAAAAAAATCAAAACGAGCAAACCTCGAAAACAAAAGGAACTTGTTTTTACAAACAGGTTTTATCATTGTGTTGTCAATTGTTTTGGCAGCCTTTGAATGGACAACAACTGAATTAAATGACAATTCCTTAGGAATGACTATTTATTCAAACGAACCCGAAGAGGATATTATTAATACTTTTCGTGATGAAGAGGAAAAATTAAAGCCCCCTCCTCCAAAACAGAAAATAATTGAGAAATTATTAATTGTTGAAAATACAGAAGACCCTGAAACAGATATTGATATTAATTCTGAAACCTCAGAAGGAGAGGCAATTACTCTCCTCGAAATTCCTGATGACGAAGAGATTCTTGATGACCAAATTTTTTTGATTGTTGAGGAAATGCCAGAATTCCCCGGCGGAAATAACGAAATGTTAAAATATCTGGCAAAGGAAACAAAATTTAATCCAATAGCAGTTGAAAGTTATATTTCAGGAAAAGTATTTGTGAGTTTTGTAATTGATAAAAAAGGATATGTAACAGATGTAAAGATATTACGTGGAATTGACCCTCTTCTCGATAATGAAGCATTAAGAGTTGTCAAAAGTATGCCTCGCTGGAAACCCGGAAAACAAAGAGGACGATTAGTAAAGGTTGCTTTTTCGGTTCCAATAAATTTTATTCTTAATTAA
- a CDS encoding TonB family protein: MKTIKIFNKSTSIVLLLVLIMSSCFSFSQNKENTDKTLSPYFHVVSENPENEQLPLKSTSANVNIAGVIADVVITQEYKNEGKNPIEAIYIFPASTRAAIYGLKMTIGERIIIAKIEEKEKARQDYEQAKNDGKSASLLEQKRPNVFQMNVANIMPEDIIKVEISYTELLIPEEGIYEFVYPTVVGPRYSNQPELLASNEEAWVSNPYTHEGELPLYTFDISLNIKAGLALNDVRCISHNIDVVYNGSSEASVSLKNQNSFEGNRDFVLQYRLTGNKIESGLLLFEGENENFFLAMVQPPKIVREEIIPPREYIFIIDISGSMYGFPLNTSKKLLKDIIGNLKTSDKFNVMLFAGSSKVLFESSLPATQTNIKKAINHIDNQRGGGGTELLPAIKRALALKGTEDYSRTFIIATDGYVTVEKEVFEIIRKNLNNANFFPFGIGSSVNRYIIEGMAHAGMGEPFIVLNPEEASAKANKFRKYIQNPALTNIKVKYNGFEAYDVEPLTVPDVLAERPVIIYGKWKGKPEGNITITGRTGNGNYSETISVNKTKVSKNNVALRYLWAREKIKLLGDYRNFDNYDDSYKNEITELGLKYNLLTDYTSFVAIDSHIRNNSGNVSQVKQPLPLPQGVNNYALGGYKGSFTRCEKKSTSYDKSKDNSPNKYSEILEVVEDIEITGAEEELDEQIFFIVEIMPEFKGGENALEKFIKNNINHKIVNKLGISGKVIISFTINIDGTIKDIRVIKKLHPELDKEAIRIIKLTAKMWNPGKQRGKPVAVKMNIPILF, encoded by the coding sequence ATGAAAACAATAAAAATATTTAACAAATCAACAAGTATTGTATTATTACTTGTTCTTATTATGAGCTCCTGTTTTTCCTTCTCGCAAAACAAGGAAAATACAGACAAAACATTATCTCCTTACTTTCACGTTGTAAGTGAAAATCCTGAAAATGAACAATTACCGCTAAAATCAACTTCAGCAAATGTAAATATTGCAGGAGTAATAGCTGATGTTGTTATAACTCAGGAATATAAAAACGAAGGAAAAAATCCTATTGAAGCAATTTACATTTTCCCTGCCTCAACAAGAGCAGCAATTTATGGTCTGAAAATGACAATAGGCGAACGTATTATTATTGCCAAAATTGAAGAAAAAGAAAAAGCAAGACAGGATTATGAGCAGGCAAAAAATGATGGAAAAAGCGCATCACTTTTAGAACAAAAAAGACCAAATGTTTTTCAAATGAATGTTGCCAATATAATGCCGGAAGATATTATAAAAGTTGAAATATCTTATACCGAATTATTAATACCCGAGGAAGGCATATATGAATTTGTTTATCCGACTGTAGTTGGACCGCGATATTCAAATCAACCGGAATTATTAGCATCAAACGAAGAAGCATGGGTTTCAAATCCATATACCCATGAAGGTGAATTACCATTATACACTTTTGATATTTCATTAAATATCAAAGCCGGTTTAGCTTTAAATGATGTAAGATGTATTTCTCATAATATTGATGTTGTTTATAATGGTTCAAGCGAAGCTTCGGTAAGTTTAAAAAACCAAAATTCATTTGAAGGAAACCGTGATTTTGTTTTGCAATATCGTCTTACAGGAAATAAAATAGAGTCGGGGCTATTACTTTTTGAAGGAGAAAACGAAAACTTTTTTCTTGCAATGGTTCAACCGCCAAAAATTGTTAGAGAAGAAATAATTCCACCAAGGGAATATATTTTTATTATTGACATATCCGGCTCTATGTATGGATTTCCCCTTAATACATCTAAAAAATTATTGAAAGACATTATTGGTAATCTAAAAACAAGCGACAAATTTAATGTAATGTTATTTGCCGGTAGTTCAAAGGTGTTGTTTGAAAGTTCATTGCCTGCAACGCAAACAAACATAAAAAAAGCTATAAACCATATTGATAATCAAAGAGGTGGCGGCGGAACAGAATTATTGCCGGCTATTAAAAGAGCACTTGCTTTAAAAGGAACTGAAGATTATTCACGTACTTTTATTATCGCAACCGATGGATATGTAACTGTAGAAAAAGAAGTTTTTGAAATAATAAGGAAAAACCTTAATAATGCTAATTTTTTCCCTTTTGGAATAGGTTCATCGGTTAACAGGTATATAATCGAAGGAATGGCACATGCAGGAATGGGAGAACCGTTTATTGTATTAAATCCCGAAGAAGCATCAGCAAAAGCAAATAAATTCAGGAAATATATTCAAAATCCTGCCCTAACAAATATTAAAGTAAAATATAATGGTTTTGAAGCTTACGATGTAGAACCATTAACTGTTCCTGATGTTTTGGCTGAAAGACCTGTTATCATATATGGTAAATGGAAAGGTAAGCCTGAAGGAAATATAACGATTACCGGCAGAACCGGAAATGGTAATTATTCCGAAACAATTAGTGTAAATAAAACAAAAGTATCAAAGAATAATGTTGCTTTGAGATACCTTTGGGCAAGAGAAAAAATCAAGTTATTGGGAGATTATCGCAATTTTGATAATTATGATGATAGTTATAAAAATGAAATTACCGAACTTGGACTTAAGTATAATTTATTAACTGATTATACTTCGTTTGTTGCAATAGATTCTCATATCAGAAATAATTCAGGAAATGTTTCACAGGTTAAACAACCTCTGCCGTTACCACAAGGAGTAAACAATTATGCCCTTGGCGGTTACAAGGGTTCTTTTACTCGTTGCGAGAAAAAAAGTACATCTTATGACAAGAGTAAGGATAATTCACCTAATAAATATTCTGAAATATTAGAGGTAGTAGAAGACATTGAAATAACCGGAGCCGAAGAAGAACTTGACGAACAAATATTTTTTATAGTTGAAATAATGCCCGAATTCAAAGGTGGAGAAAATGCTTTAGAAAAATTTATTAAAAATAACATCAATCATAAGATTGTGAATAAATTGGGTATTAGCGGAAAAGTAATAATTAGTTTTACAATTAATATTGATGGTACAATAAAAGATATTCGGGTAATTAAAAAGCTTCATCCCGAACTTGACAAAGAAGCAATAAGAATAATAAAACTAACTGCTAAAATGTGGAATCCCGGAAAACAGAGAGGCAAGCCTGTTGCTGTAAAAATGAATATTCCGATTCTGTTTTAA